The following coding sequences lie in one Thalassoglobus polymorphus genomic window:
- the purH gene encoding bifunctional phosphoribosylaminoimidazolecarboxamide formyltransferase/IMP cyclohydrolase, with amino-acid sequence MSRAARRALISVSDKTGLGPFAKGLVAAGFEILSTGGTAKFLKDQGIDVIDVSSYTEFPEIMGGRVKTLHPRIHGAILGRPDLPDDATAIAEHGIIPFELVVVNLYPFEQTIAKEGVQVEEAIEQIDIGGPSMVRSSAKNHAYVGILTRPDQYESVLEQVSGEGLTLELRRQLAGAAFESTARYDRAISNYFSKINNEESEYPETLGLVFEKQNDLRYGENPHQSAAFYIEPNPPAASIAGAEQLHGKELSYNNLIDVEAAFAIAREFKDPAAVVIKHTNPCGCAIGSELSEAFVNAYAGDPVSAFGSILGFNRELDTATANLLAEPGRFVEAIIAPGYEPAALEILRTKPKWKNNVRLLQCPAFFDDQGTTYEYRKVSGGLLVQQRDDQADPEDDYKVVTNRAPSDDELRDLNFAWKVCKHVKSNAILFAKNGMVVGVGAGQMSRLDSSFIAGHKAGERSQGAVVASDAFFPFRDGIDEAAKAGVTAAIQPGGSRNDEQVIEACNEHGIAMIFTGRRHFKH; translated from the coding sequence ATGAGCCGTGCCGCACGTCGTGCTTTGATTTCCGTCAGTGATAAAACAGGTCTCGGACCATTCGCCAAAGGTCTGGTTGCCGCTGGCTTTGAGATTCTCTCGACTGGAGGAACCGCCAAATTCCTCAAAGATCAGGGAATCGACGTCATTGATGTCTCTTCATACACGGAATTCCCCGAGATCATGGGGGGGCGTGTGAAGACATTGCATCCTCGAATTCATGGAGCGATTCTCGGACGGCCTGACCTTCCCGATGATGCAACCGCTATCGCGGAACATGGAATCATCCCATTCGAACTGGTCGTAGTGAACCTGTACCCATTTGAGCAAACCATTGCCAAAGAGGGCGTACAGGTCGAAGAAGCGATTGAACAGATCGACATCGGCGGCCCAAGTATGGTCCGCTCGTCAGCCAAAAACCATGCATATGTCGGCATTTTGACCAGACCTGACCAGTACGAATCAGTGTTAGAGCAAGTATCTGGAGAAGGTTTGACGCTTGAACTTCGGCGGCAACTTGCTGGAGCAGCTTTTGAATCGACCGCTCGCTATGACCGTGCGATCTCGAACTACTTCTCGAAAATCAACAACGAAGAGTCCGAATATCCCGAGACGCTGGGACTCGTTTTCGAGAAACAGAACGATCTTCGGTACGGAGAAAACCCACACCAGTCAGCTGCGTTTTATATTGAACCAAATCCCCCCGCTGCCTCCATCGCAGGAGCCGAGCAGCTTCACGGGAAAGAGCTTTCTTACAACAACTTGATTGACGTCGAAGCCGCCTTCGCGATTGCTCGCGAATTCAAAGACCCTGCCGCTGTGGTTATCAAACATACGAACCCTTGCGGCTGTGCGATCGGCAGCGAGTTGTCCGAAGCGTTCGTCAATGCATACGCAGGCGATCCAGTGAGCGCGTTCGGGTCGATTTTGGGATTCAATCGAGAACTCGATACTGCCACTGCGAATCTTCTTGCGGAGCCGGGCCGGTTTGTCGAAGCGATTATTGCTCCCGGTTACGAACCAGCTGCATTGGAAATTCTTCGCACAAAACCGAAGTGGAAGAACAATGTCCGCCTCTTGCAATGCCCTGCATTCTTCGATGATCAGGGGACGACTTATGAGTACCGAAAAGTCTCCGGCGGTTTGCTCGTGCAACAGCGTGATGATCAAGCTGACCCAGAAGACGACTACAAAGTTGTCACGAACCGAGCTCCGAGTGATGACGAACTGCGTGATTTGAACTTCGCCTGGAAAGTTTGCAAACACGTCAAATCCAATGCGATTCTGTTTGCCAAAAACGGGATGGTCGTCGGAGTAGGAGCCGGACAAATGAGTCGCCTCGATTCATCGTTCATCGCGGGACACAAAGCAGGCGAGCGAAGTCAGGGAGCAGTCGTCGCTTCGGATGCCTTCTTCCCATTCCGCGACGGTATTGATGAGGCTGCTAAAGCTGGAGTCACGGCTGCAATTCAGCCGGGAGGTTCACGCAACGATGAACAAGTCATCGAAGCCTGCAACGAGCACGGCATCGCGATGATCTTTACAGGACGCCGACACTTCAAACATTAA
- a CDS encoding homocysteine S-methyltransferase family protein translates to MPDQLIHDRLQEKSIILMDGATGTELQRRGFELQSPGWSATAIREAPEILLSIHHNYVGAGAEILTTNTFRTHSRNLKETIWANDARQLTIDAVAIARQASNGLAYLAGSIAPLEDCYSPELTPSESELEAEHALMIENLLAAGVDFLLCETQITIREASILATLCQRSRAPFMISFTCGRDGKLLSGESLAEAVKSVMCFGPEAILVNCIPIDEVLPALQEIHKTAPEMVLGAQANTGRLVSNGTWESTEGEYPAVYAEFAMTWKEFGARLIGGCCGTGSQHIKFLNETVCVD, encoded by the coding sequence ATGCCGGACCAACTCATTCATGATCGGCTTCAAGAAAAATCTATTATCTTGATGGATGGAGCGACCGGAACTGAATTACAGCGACGCGGGTTTGAATTGCAATCTCCGGGGTGGTCGGCAACTGCTATTCGAGAAGCCCCAGAGATTCTGTTGTCGATTCATCACAACTACGTTGGGGCAGGAGCAGAGATCCTCACAACGAATACTTTCCGGACTCACTCACGGAATTTGAAAGAAACAATCTGGGCAAATGATGCGAGGCAGCTGACAATTGATGCGGTCGCGATCGCTCGGCAAGCTTCGAATGGGCTCGCCTATCTCGCTGGCTCGATTGCCCCGCTGGAAGATTGTTATTCGCCAGAACTGACGCCCTCAGAGTCAGAACTTGAAGCGGAACACGCATTGATGATTGAGAATTTACTCGCTGCGGGGGTAGATTTTCTCTTATGCGAAACACAAATCACGATCCGAGAAGCGTCGATTCTGGCTACGCTTTGTCAGCGAAGTCGAGCCCCTTTCATGATCAGTTTCACCTGCGGACGGGATGGAAAACTGCTCTCAGGGGAATCTCTGGCCGAAGCGGTGAAGAGTGTGATGTGCTTTGGGCCAGAAGCAATCCTTGTGAATTGCATCCCAATCGATGAAGTGCTGCCTGCTCTTCAGGAGATCCACAAGACTGCCCCTGAAATGGTCCTTGGCGCCCAGGCGAACACTGGCAGGTTGGTCTCCAACGGAACTTGGGAGTCAACTGAGGGTGAGTATCCGGCAGTTTACGCCGAATTCGCAATGACCTGGAAAGAGTTTGGTGCCCGCTTGATTGGAGGCTGCTGCGGAACAGGTTCGCAGCACATAAAGTTCTTGAATGAAACAGTTTGCGTTGATTGA
- a CDS encoding class I SAM-dependent methyltransferase encodes MNSAEQEIEKGQRFAFGANWQEFLRTLDEDRIEIAEASLKELLQVESLDGKTFVDVGSGSGLFSLCARRLGAKVYSFDFDPQSVACTRELRSRYFADDPNWQVDSGSALDEEFLKSLGTFDVVYSWGVLHHTGKMWTALENVVQLTHPHSRLTIAIYNDQGFRSDLWLWVKRIYCSGTLGRWSMLAVFVPYFFLRTIAVSVVRGHNEFAKYRRNRGMSIVRDWIDWLGGLPFEVASVEEIVSFYESKNFRLINSKETKRLGCNEFVFVRDDKDE; translated from the coding sequence ATGAATTCTGCTGAACAGGAAATCGAGAAGGGGCAGCGGTTTGCTTTTGGAGCGAACTGGCAGGAGTTTCTGCGTACGCTCGATGAAGATCGAATTGAAATCGCTGAGGCGTCCTTGAAGGAACTGCTGCAAGTTGAGTCGTTGGACGGAAAGACATTCGTTGATGTCGGTTCCGGTTCTGGTTTGTTTTCACTTTGTGCCCGGCGATTAGGGGCGAAAGTTTACTCCTTCGACTTTGATCCACAATCGGTCGCCTGTACGCGAGAACTGAGGTCTCGCTATTTCGCTGACGATCCCAATTGGCAAGTCGATTCTGGCTCAGCATTGGATGAAGAGTTTCTCAAGTCACTTGGGACTTTTGATGTCGTCTATTCCTGGGGAGTGCTGCATCACACGGGGAAGATGTGGACCGCTTTGGAGAATGTCGTTCAACTGACGCATCCTCACAGCCGATTAACAATTGCGATCTACAACGACCAGGGGTTTCGTTCAGACTTGTGGTTGTGGGTCAAGCGAATTTACTGCTCAGGAACGCTGGGGCGGTGGAGCATGCTGGCGGTGTTTGTGCCGTACTTCTTTTTGCGAACCATCGCGGTCAGCGTTGTGCGAGGTCACAATGAATTTGCGAAGTATCGACGCAACCGTGGGATGTCGATTGTTCGAGACTGGATCGATTGGCTGGGCGGTTTGCCGTTTGAAGTCGCCAGCGTGGAGGAAATCGTTTCATTCTACGAATCGAAAAACTTTCGGTTGATCAATTCAAAGGAAACAAAACGGCTTGGCTGTAACGAGTTCGTATTTGTACGTGACGATAAAGACGAATAG
- a CDS encoding helix-turn-helix transcriptional regulator: MSSIGKIRRLLNLMERLQSGRIYNTKELADFCNVSRRTIFRDIKTLQDSGIPVLYDASKTGYWISSGTYLPPTDFTLAETLSLMLLAQEMGSSKRGVPFQGVSRDAALKLQSNLPNHLRQYVGELTASVKINTEPQADLDGSQQHYERALEALTSRKKIRLRYNSLYDRKVIRTLVSPYRLLFQRRAWYIIGRSSMHRAVRTFHVGRIQDSEITDDEFTPPPRFTLQRYLGNAWNLVRERGARSDVVVRFQPLVAQNVAEVSWHKTQRLVWNPDGTMDFHVTVDGIHEISWWIMGYADQAEVLQPSSLVDLITTRVQRMAKIYKA; the protein is encoded by the coding sequence ATGAGTTCGATTGGAAAGATTCGGCGGCTTCTCAATCTGATGGAGCGATTGCAATCAGGCAGAATTTATAACACGAAAGAACTTGCAGACTTCTGTAATGTGAGTCGTCGCACCATATTTCGTGACATCAAAACGCTGCAGGATTCCGGGATTCCTGTTTTGTACGATGCGAGCAAGACCGGATACTGGATCTCTTCAGGAACTTACTTGCCGCCGACCGATTTCACTCTCGCTGAAACACTTTCCTTGATGCTTTTGGCTCAGGAAATGGGGAGTTCAAAACGAGGTGTCCCCTTTCAGGGTGTCTCGCGAGATGCAGCACTCAAGCTGCAATCCAACCTGCCGAATCATTTGCGGCAATATGTTGGTGAGTTGACCGCAAGTGTTAAAATCAACACTGAGCCACAGGCAGATCTCGACGGAAGCCAGCAACATTACGAGCGGGCACTCGAAGCACTCACGTCGAGAAAGAAGATCCGACTTCGCTACAACAGTTTGTACGATCGAAAAGTGATTCGAACTTTGGTCAGCCCGTATCGGCTCCTGTTTCAGCGAAGAGCATGGTATATCATCGGCCGATCCTCGATGCATCGGGCGGTCCGAACTTTTCATGTCGGCAGAATTCAGGACTCAGAAATCACCGACGATGAATTCACACCTCCACCTCGATTCACATTACAGCGATATCTCGGAAATGCCTGGAATCTGGTCCGCGAGCGGGGTGCTCGAAGCGATGTTGTCGTTCGGTTTCAACCGCTGGTTGCTCAGAATGTTGCTGAAGTCTCCTGGCACAAGACCCAACGGCTCGTCTGGAATCCCGATGGAACGATGGACTTCCATGTCACCGTTGACGGTATCCATGAAATTTCCTGGTGGATCATGGGATATGCAGACCAGGCTGAAGTCCTTCAGCCATCGTCACTGGTCGATTTAATCACGACCCGAGTCCAACGTATGGCGAAGATTTACAAAGCATGA
- a CDS encoding branched-chain amino acid aminotransferase produces the protein MNALFNSLLNDEAGFIVSAELVLVATIVVLGMIVGLSELALNINNELEDVGSAFSGIQQSYEVRGMQGHKGWVDCSDFYDTVDFCAGQFDVQ, from the coding sequence ATGAACGCTCTATTCAACTCACTCCTCAACGACGAAGCCGGTTTCATTGTTTCTGCTGAACTTGTTCTTGTCGCAACGATTGTCGTCCTCGGAATGATCGTCGGACTCTCAGAACTGGCACTGAACATCAACAACGAACTGGAAGACGTCGGTTCCGCATTCAGCGGGATTCAGCAATCGTACGAAGTCAGAGGAATGCAAGGACACAAAGGCTGGGTCGATTGCAGCGACTTCTACGACACCGTCGACTTCTGTGCTGGACAGTTCGACGTCCAATAA
- a CDS encoding MlaD family protein, translating to MSERQLQFRVGLFVVFSMIVGAVLVLQFSELRAYWEKSYPLAIHFDEAPGLYAGSPVKQNGIGIGRVKEVVLDDVNGGVLVVVEIDEDRHIRVDSQVTLVQSLLGDAKLEFTAGKAAEMIPPNSRLKGTAPTNPMEIVHRLEQTVNTSLASFTDTSREWHKVGQNLNNLMETKEGSLDDVIERTALALESFTKTMTTATATFDTAGETLESATLTLSNANKFLADPQLQADLKKTAASLPVIAEEAKLTITTAKETIIKLSENMENINQATAPLAGQSDLIVKKLSGSLIQLEGLLTELNQFSQILNDNDGTIQQLASDPELYKNLNHSAASLSILLTNLNPILKDFRIFSDRIARHPEILGVRGAVRGSSGLKESSEIQPAGFSAPQR from the coding sequence ATGTCTGAACGCCAATTACAATTTCGAGTCGGACTCTTTGTCGTCTTTTCGATGATCGTCGGAGCTGTCCTGGTTTTGCAATTCAGCGAGCTCCGAGCCTACTGGGAAAAATCTTATCCGCTCGCCATTCATTTCGATGAGGCTCCCGGGTTGTATGCTGGCAGCCCAGTGAAACAAAACGGCATCGGCATCGGAAGAGTCAAAGAAGTTGTTCTCGATGATGTGAACGGTGGAGTTCTGGTCGTTGTCGAAATCGATGAGGACCGCCATATCCGCGTCGACTCGCAGGTCACACTCGTACAGTCGTTACTTGGTGATGCCAAGCTTGAATTTACAGCTGGCAAGGCGGCTGAAATGATTCCGCCAAACTCTCGCTTAAAAGGAACCGCACCGACCAACCCAATGGAAATTGTGCATCGACTTGAGCAGACCGTGAACACATCGCTGGCCTCTTTTACCGATACCAGCCGTGAATGGCACAAGGTCGGGCAGAATTTGAACAACTTAATGGAAACCAAAGAAGGCTCGCTGGACGACGTCATTGAACGAACCGCACTGGCTCTCGAATCTTTCACGAAGACGATGACAACGGCGACCGCGACTTTTGACACTGCCGGAGAAACCCTTGAATCCGCAACGCTGACGCTCAGCAATGCCAACAAGTTTCTGGCTGATCCACAATTGCAAGCTGACTTGAAGAAAACAGCAGCATCACTGCCTGTCATCGCTGAAGAAGCCAAGCTGACCATTACCACCGCCAAAGAGACGATTATCAAGCTCAGCGAGAATATGGAAAACATCAATCAAGCGACTGCTCCTCTCGCAGGGCAAAGTGACTTGATCGTTAAAAAACTTTCCGGAAGCTTAATCCAGTTGGAAGGCTTGCTGACGGAATTGAATCAGTTCTCTCAAATCCTCAATGACAACGATGGAACGATTCAACAACTCGCCTCCGATCCAGAACTCTACAAAAACCTGAATCACTCAGCGGCCTCATTGAGCATCTTGCTGACAAACCTCAATCCAATCCTGAAAGACTTTCGCATTTTCAGCGACAGGATTGCAAGACATCCTGAAATCCTCGGAGTACGCGGAGCAGTCCGCGGAAGCTCAGGTCTGAAAGAATCTTCAGAGATTCAACCGGCCGGGTTCTCAGCTCCGCAGCGTTAA
- a CDS encoding ABC transporter ATP-binding protein has protein sequence MRSLIELKNVSKQFNGQSVLRDISLSIETGKTLVLIGESGCGKSVTMKLMMNLLQPTTGEVYWDGRTLAERTEKEIVRERLRFGYLFQGAALFDSLTVFENVAFGLRQNRKLHEKQIASIVQDRLKDVGLDPHAVSLKKPAELSGGMRKRVGLARALALDPDVMLYDEPTTGLDPIMSDVINELIIRTRERSNVTSIVVTHDMNTLRKVADRVVMFYPLVRLATDEAQIIFDGTAEDAFENPDPRVSHFVRGEAGERLQELLAAS, from the coding sequence ATGCGTTCACTCATCGAACTCAAAAATGTTTCCAAACAGTTCAACGGACAGTCAGTCTTAAGGGACATCTCACTGTCGATTGAAACAGGAAAAACTCTTGTCCTGATTGGAGAATCCGGCTGTGGCAAAAGCGTCACGATGAAACTGATGATGAACCTGCTGCAGCCAACAACTGGAGAAGTTTACTGGGATGGTCGCACTCTCGCAGAGCGGACTGAAAAAGAGATTGTTCGCGAGCGGTTGAGGTTTGGGTATCTGTTTCAGGGAGCGGCCCTGTTTGACAGTCTCACGGTTTTTGAAAACGTCGCCTTCGGATTACGTCAAAATCGGAAGTTGCACGAAAAGCAAATCGCCAGCATTGTCCAAGATCGATTGAAAGATGTGGGACTTGATCCACATGCCGTCTCCCTGAAGAAGCCAGCTGAACTCTCCGGTGGAATGCGAAAGCGTGTCGGCCTCGCAAGAGCGTTAGCACTCGACCCCGATGTCATGCTCTACGACGAACCGACTACAGGTCTTGATCCCATCATGAGCGATGTGATTAACGAGCTGATTATTCGAACTCGCGAGCGAAGCAACGTCACCAGTATCGTCGTAACACACGATATGAACACGCTTCGAAAAGTTGCTGACCGAGTCGTCATGTTTTACCCACTCGTTCGCCTGGCAACGGACGAGGCTCAAATCATTTTCGACGGCACAGCTGAAGACGCCTTTGAAAATCCCGATCCGCGTGTGTCCCATTTCGTTCGTGGAGAAGCTGGCGAGCGTTTACAGGAGCTCCTCGCAGCCAGTTAA
- a CDS encoding putative quinol monooxygenase, with amino-acid sequence MFAINVILTVQDETNIDKVQGLLTEAGRLSRQEPGCQTFEVCHSQNDPKIFMLIERWESKETWEVHKTAKAYTEIYHPQVLPLVDREPHFLDIIE; translated from the coding sequence ATGTTTGCAATCAACGTCATCTTAACTGTTCAAGACGAAACCAACATCGACAAAGTGCAGGGACTCCTGACAGAAGCTGGTCGACTCTCTCGGCAAGAACCTGGCTGCCAGACTTTCGAGGTCTGCCACTCCCAGAACGATCCTAAAATCTTCATGCTCATCGAACGATGGGAATCGAAAGAGACTTGGGAAGTTCACAAGACCGCGAAAGCGTACACCGAAATCTATCACCCTCAGGTTCTTCCACTCGTCGACCGCGAACCACACTTCTTGGATATCATCGAATAG
- a CDS encoding nucleotide sugar dehydrogenase — translation MSAELLQKIESTEAVIGVVGLGYVGLPLIDAFFNAGFKALGFDVDDKKVQALNSGQSYIKHVSSEQIQKWRADSEFEATSDLTRLSEPDVIIICVPTPLNDSRDPDLSYVSGTGESIAAVLRPGQLVVLESTTYPTTTRSVLLPILERSGLTPGKDFFLAYSPEREDPGNPVYSAAKIPKVVGGIDEQSLEVASKLYSHAVVNVVPVTTTEIAEASKILENTYRAVNIALVNELKILLDRLDIDVWEVIAAAKTKPFGFQAFYPGPGLGGHCIPIDPFYLTWLARRHGLTTRFIELAGEVNSRMPEYVISQLSKFMNEAGKPIRGSKICLLGVAYKKDVDDPRESPSFVLMELLLEWGADLSYSDPHVPKIPKMRHHDLPELQSQELTAEFLAEQDCVLIATDHSAYDYEFIVEHSQLIVDTRNSTLNVASGREKIRKA, via the coding sequence ATGTCAGCGGAATTGTTACAGAAAATTGAGTCAACTGAAGCGGTGATTGGCGTCGTCGGGTTGGGATATGTTGGCCTCCCGCTGATTGATGCCTTTTTCAATGCCGGGTTCAAAGCGTTGGGGTTTGATGTCGACGACAAGAAAGTTCAGGCGTTGAACTCGGGCCAAAGTTACATCAAGCATGTTTCGTCGGAGCAGATCCAGAAGTGGCGAGCGGACTCAGAGTTTGAAGCGACAAGTGACCTCACTCGGCTTTCCGAACCAGATGTCATCATTATTTGCGTGCCAACACCCTTGAACGATAGCCGAGACCCTGATCTCAGCTATGTCTCCGGGACAGGTGAGAGTATCGCAGCTGTGCTCCGACCGGGGCAATTGGTTGTTCTCGAAAGTACGACGTACCCCACAACAACACGATCGGTGTTGTTGCCAATCTTGGAACGGTCGGGGCTGACACCGGGAAAAGATTTCTTCTTAGCCTACAGTCCGGAACGGGAAGATCCCGGAAATCCTGTTTACTCAGCTGCGAAGATTCCGAAGGTCGTTGGCGGGATCGATGAGCAGAGTCTGGAAGTGGCTTCGAAGCTGTACTCACATGCTGTGGTTAACGTCGTGCCAGTGACGACAACAGAAATTGCTGAAGCTTCCAAGATTCTGGAGAATACGTACCGCGCTGTGAATATTGCACTCGTCAACGAGTTGAAGATTCTTCTGGATCGGCTCGACATTGATGTCTGGGAAGTGATCGCGGCTGCGAAGACAAAGCCTTTCGGGTTTCAAGCATTCTATCCGGGGCCGGGGCTCGGCGGTCACTGCATTCCAATCGATCCGTTTTACTTAACGTGGCTGGCACGTCGACATGGTTTGACGACACGATTCATCGAACTTGCCGGTGAAGTGAACTCGCGAATGCCCGAGTATGTGATTAGCCAGCTTTCTAAATTCATGAACGAAGCTGGCAAGCCAATTCGCGGAAGCAAGATCTGTCTGCTGGGAGTGGCTTATAAAAAGGATGTCGATGACCCTCGTGAAAGTCCTTCGTTTGTATTAATGGAATTGCTGCTAGAATGGGGAGCAGACCTTTCATACAGCGATCCGCACGTTCCCAAAATTCCAAAAATGCGGCATCATGATCTTCCGGAATTACAAAGCCAGGAACTGACAGCGGAGTTTTTGGCTGAGCAGGATTGCGTCCTCATTGCGACTGATCACTCAGCTTATGATTACGAATTCATTGTTGAGCATTCTCAGCTTATTGTCGACACGCGCAACAGCACGCTGAATGTGGCGTCTGGGCGAGAGAAGATCCGAAAAGCTTGA
- a CDS encoding SDR family oxidoreductase, protein MSLAGKTVLMTGGGTGIGAGCAVALAEAGCKVAISGRREEKLKEVADSYSGENPILYKTADVACRDSVKELFDWANKELGQIDILVNCAGINVVKRTMEEVAPEDWDKLMQVNATGAFNTMHAVLPQMRERKDGLIINISSIAGVRANLLGGVGYVASKFAMTALGTFVGQEEKDRGIRVTNVYPGEVETPILDARPNPVGAEHRARILQPSDVASLVVSIAMLPPRAHVPDIVIKPTTQEFF, encoded by the coding sequence ATGTCGCTTGCCGGAAAAACAGTATTGATGACAGGTGGAGGGACCGGAATTGGAGCCGGCTGTGCTGTTGCTTTAGCAGAAGCTGGTTGCAAGGTCGCTATCTCCGGTCGTCGCGAGGAGAAGCTGAAAGAAGTTGCGGACTCTTACTCCGGTGAAAATCCCATCCTCTACAAGACCGCTGATGTTGCTTGCCGTGACAGCGTCAAGGAGCTCTTCGACTGGGCAAACAAAGAGCTTGGCCAGATTGACATTCTTGTCAACTGTGCCGGAATCAATGTCGTGAAACGGACAATGGAAGAGGTCGCTCCTGAGGATTGGGACAAGCTGATGCAGGTCAATGCGACCGGAGCCTTCAACACGATGCACGCAGTTCTACCGCAAATGCGTGAACGGAAAGATGGACTGATCATCAACATTTCGTCCATCGCTGGGGTTCGTGCAAATCTCCTCGGTGGAGTTGGATACGTGGCCTCGAAATTTGCGATGACCGCCTTGGGGACATTCGTCGGGCAAGAAGAAAAAGATCGTGGCATCCGCGTCACAAACGTGTATCCGGGCGAAGTCGAAACGCCAATTCTCGACGCTCGTCCAAACCCGGTTGGAGCTGAACATCGCGCCCGAATCCTTCAGCCGAGCGACGTCGCCTCGCTGGTCGTCTCGATTGCAATGCTTCCACCGCGTGCCCACGTTCCCGACATCGTGATTAAGCCAACCACGCAAGAATTTTTCTAG
- a CDS encoding amino acid kinase family protein, with protein sequence MLNTFKEHPATIIKLGGSLFDLPDLGTRLEDFLERHRFPNPILIPGGGPFADAVRELDQLHHLGDTASHEIGTHTLSLSARFVASLSNRFVLTTSPDEFDRCWTQQTIPIFDAAAMTMKHSPLPSSWDVTSDSIAAWTCSLHSESQLVLVKSADLPTSLSYQGATQAGLVDAHFPNIAENLTNISWCNLRGESPTISCWK encoded by the coding sequence ATGCTGAACACTTTCAAAGAACACCCAGCGACAATTATCAAACTCGGCGGAAGTCTGTTTGATTTGCCGGACTTAGGGACGAGGCTGGAGGATTTCCTTGAACGCCATCGCTTTCCGAATCCAATCCTCATCCCCGGTGGAGGTCCATTTGCCGATGCTGTTCGTGAGCTTGATCAGTTGCATCATCTGGGAGATACTGCCTCTCACGAGATCGGGACACATACTCTCAGCCTCTCGGCACGCTTCGTAGCCAGCCTTTCAAACAGGTTTGTGCTGACGACTTCGCCCGATGAATTTGACCGCTGCTGGACTCAGCAAACAATTCCAATATTCGATGCCGCAGCCATGACCATGAAGCATTCTCCCCTGCCCAGTTCCTGGGATGTTACGAGTGATTCAATCGCTGCATGGACCTGTTCTTTACACTCCGAATCGCAATTGGTTCTCGTAAAATCCGCTGATCTTCCAACAAGTCTTTCTTATCAGGGTGCAACTCAAGCCGGACTTGTCGATGCGCACTTTCCGAACATCGCAGAGAACCTGACGAACATTTCCTGGTGCAACCTCCGTGGCGAATCGCCAACGATTTCCTGCTGGAAGTAG
- a CDS encoding MlaE family ABC transporter permease: MNSRTTTSHESPIHSLGRIVVDFVSLAGDITLFGVRMLTWILPGWPRGNVLWPVMYQIGVLSLPVIMITGGFIGMVLAVQAYEQFALMHMESQLGTVVNVTLLKELGPVLAAVMLAGRVGSSMAAQLGTMRVTEQIDALTALGANPIAYLVVPRFLACVLLIPMLTLCADGIGVLSGWWFSTQVLDVESFFYWHHSRRFVTNFDLFSGILKSVFFGASISLIACHRGFHSSAGAEGVGQAATEAFVYSFVAILAMDFLLGYLMMNIYHMI; encoded by the coding sequence ATGAACTCACGGACGACGACAAGCCACGAATCGCCGATTCATAGCTTGGGACGAATTGTTGTAGATTTCGTCTCCCTGGCAGGTGACATCACTCTGTTCGGGGTGCGGATGCTCACCTGGATTCTTCCCGGCTGGCCGCGTGGAAATGTGCTTTGGCCGGTGATGTATCAAATCGGTGTTCTCAGTCTTCCCGTGATTATGATTACGGGGGGATTCATCGGCATGGTGCTGGCAGTTCAGGCTTATGAACAGTTCGCCCTGATGCACATGGAAAGCCAACTCGGCACTGTGGTCAACGTCACTTTGCTGAAAGAGCTCGGCCCTGTGCTGGCAGCTGTGATGCTGGCTGGTCGTGTGGGAAGCTCGATGGCAGCCCAACTGGGCACGATGCGAGTCACCGAACAAATTGATGCACTGACCGCTCTTGGTGCAAACCCGATTGCCTACCTGGTCGTCCCCAGATTCCTGGCTTGCGTGCTGCTCATCCCTATGTTGACACTCTGCGCCGATGGAATTGGAGTCCTTTCCGGCTGGTGGTTCAGCACGCAAGTGCTTGATGTCGAAAGTTTTTTCTACTGGCATCACTCAAGACGGTTCGTCACGAACTTTGATCTCTTCAGCGGAATTCTGAAGAGCGTCTTTTTTGGAGCCTCAATTTCGTTGATTGCCTGCCATCGAGGGTTTCACAGCAGTGCTGGTGCCGAAGGTGTTGGTCAGGCAGCGACTGAAGCCTTTGTGTATTCCTTCGTCGCAATACTCGCGATGGATTTCCTGCTCGGTTATCTAATGATGAACATTTACCACATGATCTAA